The DNA region CTTGTATGTCACCATCATTGAACAGCTGCAATTCACCCCTCTTCACCCGGGTATTCCCTTTCTCCACAGCACACGAGATCATAGGCAAAGCCTGGCCCTGGACATCAGCGAAGTGTTCAAACCCGTCATTGTCGACCGGATCATCCTCCGCCTTCTGTCTTATCGCATGCTGAATGAATCGTGTTTTGAAATGAAAGGGAAAGGCTGCTTTCTCACGGACACAGGAAAACAAATTGTCATCAAAGCCTACACACAAACACTCAATACATCCATCTTTCACCGGCAAAAACAACGATCATTGACGTATCGCCAACTGATTCAACATGAATGCTCCAAACTGGTTGAGCATTTTCGCGGACGTCAGCCTTACCGAAGCTTCCGAATGTGGTGGTCATCATGTTCGTGATCGTGGTTTATGATGTTCAATCCGTCCGAGTCGCAAAAGTGAAAAAGATCTGCCATCCATACCTCTTCTGGGTTCAACGCTCAACATTTGAAGGAAACCTGTCCCGGAAACAGGTGCAAGCATTGAAAAAAAGTTTGGAAGATGTGATTCATCCCGACCATGATCAAGTCAAAATGTACATCATTCAGCAAGATACCGCCGTGCAAACGGAAGTTTTGGGATGCCCGGATCAGCCTGAGCCCTTTATGTTTTAGGCATACAAAAAGCGCTGGAGCATTTTCTTCAGCGCTTTTTTGTATCGAATGCCGGAAGCCTTCCCCTGCTCGTTTCGTTGCGATGGCAAAGGCTCTCGCAGGGGAAGGCTCCGGCTTTTCATTGTGTGTGAGTTTGCCGATGTCCTTGGTTTCCAATCCACAATGGATTCAATAACGAGCCTGTTCCTGCAGCGGATTCGGAAGCAACAGCAGCAATGTATTAGTTTCCAATCCACAATGGATTCAATAACCCCTCGTCAATTCTGGCTTTCGGCGATTCCCGCAGCTCAAACCCCTTGATTTTTCGTGATCTGCAACCTTCCCAACCCCCTCAAAACAGGGGAGGGTTGCAGATCTTTTCGGGGTTCGTACGTTGATCCACATAATGGTATGATAACACGATACAGTTCGATCTGTCAAATCATTGCCAATTTTATTGCGAAGCAATGCTCATTTCCAATGGTTTTTGTCCGCAGGATAAGTCGAAATGGAAATTTCTGTATCCATTGATCTGCAAGTCAAGCCGTGAAAATCGGGATTCTTCCCATTCATGGTGCAAACGAATTGCCGGACCTTTCCCCTGCGAGTGCCTTTGCGTGGCAACAAGCAGGGGAAAGGTCCGGCTTATTTTCATGACGCATGTGAGTCTTCCAATCCACGCTGGATTCAATGAGCAACCTCACTCTGATCATGAATACGTGTCGAGGTCAACATGTCCTGGTTTCCATTCCACACGGATTCAATCCACTCTTGGATGGCGTGGGTTCCACTGCCGAAACCTTGAGATCCGCCACAACGCCGACCGGATGCTGTCCCCTGTTCACTCCGTTGCCGAACCGAAAACATGTACAGGGAACAGCCCGGTTTGGTGGCATTGTCTTGTCATCCCTTCCGGATGGCGGAAAGGTCCAGGGTCGCGGGTGCGACCGGTTGGACGATGAACATGTATGATCAATTGAGACCCAGTTTCGCCTTGAGTTCGCGCTCCATTTTCTTGAGCTGTTTCCATTCCTCGTACAAGTCGTATTGCGCCAGGAACTCGTGCCGCTCCTTGGCGAGGAGATACTCCTGCTTCACGGAATCGAGACGCTCTTCCAATGCTTTCAACTGATCGATCATACGGAAGCACCTCAATTCTTTTCGATTTGAGACAAGCTTGTTCTGGAGTGACCAAAGGTTTTATACCCTGACAAAACCGACTTGAAACCCGTTTTTTCCTTGGACGAACGGCCGGACAGGCGGCAAGTTTTGCCAAGGGCGAACCGGTGCCCGCGGGATCTTTCCGGCGAACACTCTTCATTCACTCCCGGTGAACAAGCGTTGTCTCGATTCAAAAGGGACTCGCCCTACCATGTGTATGCGGACAACCCGGCGCTCATTCCAAGCAAACAAAACCCCGATTCGCCGTCCGGTGAATCGGGGTCAACAGAGGGGTTTGCCGTTTTCCAGTTGTCGGAACAATTGCCTGGACAGAACGGAAGAGCGGAACATCGCGTACATCTTGGCCGCGTCGACGGCGACCATGAGATTGGTGCCCGGAAGAATCGTACCGCCTTCGGTCACGCGCACATAATCATGCTCTCTGAATCGTTCGATCAATGCGGCACACCGGTCAGAGTCCCCCACGTAATCCGGAAACAGCCGGGAA from Staphylospora marina includes:
- the cas2 gene encoding CRISPR-associated endonuclease Cas2 translates to MFVIVVYDVQSVRVAKVKKICHPYLFWVQRSTFEGNLSRKQVQALKKSLEDVIHPDHDQVKMYIIQQDTAVQTEVLGCPDQPEPFMF